The DNA segment GAAAATTGTTATCGAGAGGAGAGCGGGTTGGGAGAGAAAAAAACTTCGACACGGTCACTGGTAAGGCAGTTCGTTCCCTTGGTCGCGTTTCTTGGCGCTTTCCTCGGCGAACGCTGCGAGATCGTGCTGCACGACACTTCGACCAAGGAAAAATCGGTGCTGGCCATTGCGAACGGACACATCTCCGGCCGCCGGGAAGGGGCGCCGCTGACGGATCTGGCCCTCAAGTTCGTGGTCAACAAGGACTATGAGAAGCACGACTGGGTCATGGGCTATACCACGCGCACGAGCGACGGGCGGCCGTTGCATTCCGCCACCTATTTTATTCGGGAGGACGACGGGGAGTTGGTCGGGATGTTGTGCCTGAACATGGACACTTCCGACTTGTTGCAGGCGCGCGATATCTTGAACAAGGTCATCGCCGCCGCCGGCCTGGAGTCTTCGCAGGCAAAGGAGAATCCGGAACAGGCTGGGCATACCGAGACCTTTTCCGGCTCGATGGAGGAATTGACCGAAAACCTTATCCGCCGCGTCGTGACCGAGGCAAACGTGCCGCCCGAACGCATGACCGTTGCCGAGAAGATGGGCATCATGGCCACCCTCGATTCGCATGGCGTCTTTCTGCTTAAAGGGTCGATCCGGGTGGTGGCCGAGTACCTTGCCGCATCGGAAGCCACCATCTATCGGTATCTGCAAAAGCTGAACGGGCAGTAATCCTGCCTCGGCACACCTGTTCGCTGAAACCGGCGAGTCCCGCATTTTATGCGCGACTCGCCGATTTTTATTGGTTTAATAAAAATTTATTTAATGTGATAAAAAATTATTGACTCCCTGGACATTCCCCTTTAGTAAAAAATTATTGTGATGCGAATAAGTGCACCATGCTGAACAACCATTTAAGACATAAGGAGATATTTTATGCATCAAGCTGTAAACAGCGATAAAGTCCCGGCAGCCGTTGGACCCTATTCCCACGGGACCGAAGTCGGCGGCCTCATCTTTACCTCGGGACAATTGCCCATTGACGCCGCGACCGGAGAGATGCCGGTCGATGCTGCAGGGCAGACCAGGCAGTCCCTGGAGAACGTCCGCTACACCCTCGAAGCGGCCGGCTCCTCGCTGGAAAAGGTCATCAAGACCACTGTGTATTTGAATAACATGGAGGACTTCGGCTCGGTCAACGAGGTGTATGCGTCCTTCTTCAAGGAGCCGTTCCCGGCGCGCAGTTGTTTCGAGGTGGCCCGTCTGCCCAAAGACGCTTTGGTGGAGATTGAAGTTATCGCGGAAAAATAAAGCCCCTGGAGCACTTCCGCTTCAACAGGCTGTCCCGGCCGGACCGGAGGGTCCGCCGGAACAGTGCATAACGCTAGGAAGGAATGCCATGTCAACCAAGAGCAGATTCGGAGAGTTCGGGCTCATCATCAAGCTGGTGCTCGGTATCGTTATAGGCGTCATCGTCGGCCTGTTCGCCAACGAGGCGGTCATGGATGTTGTCGTTACCGCAAAATATGTCATGGGACAGTTCATTTACTACACCGTCCCGCTTGTCATTATCGCCTTCATCGCCCCGGCCATTACGCGCCTGGGCAACAATGCCAACAAGATGCTCGGCGCGGGAGTAGCTTTTGCCTATGTTTCCGCCGCCGCAGCGGCCACCATGGCCGCCGTCGCCGGGTACGCCATCATCCCTCACCTTTCCATCGCCACGCAGGTGGAGGGGTTGCGCGAATTGCCCAAGGTGGTTTTCCAGCTCAGCATCCCGCCGGTCATGCCGGTCATGACCGCCCTGGTGACGGCCGTGATGCTCGGCGTGGCCACCATCTGGACCAATGCGCGGACCTTCCGGGGCATCCTGAGCGAGTTCGAGAACATCATGATGCAGGTGGTCATCCGCATCGTCATTCCCGTGCTGCCGTTCTTCATCGCCGCCACCTTCGCGGGA comes from the Desulfovibrio sp. Huiquan2017 genome and includes:
- a CDS encoding helix-turn-helix transcriptional regulator, producing MVAFLGAFLGERCEIVLHDTSTKEKSVLAIANGHISGRREGAPLTDLALKFVVNKDYEKHDWVMGYTTRTSDGRPLHSATYFIREDDGELVGMLCLNMDTSDLLQARDILNKVIAAAGLESSQAKENPEQAGHTETFSGSMEELTENLIRRVVTEANVPPERMTVAEKMGIMATLDSHGVFLLKGSIRVVAEYLAASEATIYRYLQKLNGQ
- a CDS encoding RidA family protein; the encoded protein is MHQAVNSDKVPAAVGPYSHGTEVGGLIFTSGQLPIDAATGEMPVDAAGQTRQSLENVRYTLEAAGSSLEKVIKTTVYLNNMEDFGSVNEVYASFFKEPFPARSCFEVARLPKDALVEIEVIAEK